A window of ANME-2 cluster archaeon genomic DNA:
AGCATTGCCCGCAGGCCGTCACCGGCCAGATTCACTTTTTCATGGACCTTCTCCTTTTCAAGCACATCCAATGTGGCAAGGGCACTAGCCATTGAAAGCGGATGTCCGTTAAAGGTACCTGCCTGGTATACCTTGCCGGCAGGAGAGATGTTCTCCATGATCTCTTTTTTACCGCCAATGACACCGATGTTCAAACCACCGCCCAGTACTTTACCCATTGTGGTCATATCAGGAATGACATCGTAATATTCCTGTGCACCACCCATGGCAAGCCTGAACCCTGTGATCACTTCATCGAATATCAACACGATATCATTTTCCCTGGTAACTGCCCTGACCTCTTCCAGGTATCCTTCCATCGGAAGTATAGGGCCTATATTGCCCATGACTGGTTCCATGATGACTGCAGCAACTTCACCCTCATAGCCGTGTATTGCGTCAACCATTGCATCAATATCGTTATAGGGGACCTGCAGGGTTTGTTTCGTGAACTCCCTGGGGATACCCAGTGAATCGGGTGCTCCCAGTGTGGTTGCACCGCTCCCTGCTTTTACCAGGACCGCATCATGTGCACCGTGGAATCCGCCCTCTATCTTGATGATCTTGTTCTTGCCTGTATAACCCCTGGCGGCACGTATTGCTCCCATGGTGGCCTCGGTACCTGTTGAGACTAACCTGACCATGTTGACACTGATAACATTATTGCAGATGCGCTGTGCCAGTTCCACTTCGAGTTCGGTGGGTGTGCCGTACAGCCAGCCGTTATCAAGTTGTTTTGTTATTGCTTCTTTGATGGCAGGGTGGTTGTGTCCCAGCAGGAGGGGGCCGTAACCCATGCAGTAGTCGATGTAGGTGTTTCCATCAACATCTGTTATCTTTGAACCACTGGCACTTTTGGTGTAGAACGGGTAGGGGCTTATCGCCCTGACCGGACTGCTTACCCCACCTGGCAGCAGGTTCTTTGCTTTACTGAATAGTTGTTTTGATTTTTCACAGGTCATATGTGATACCACTGGATTTTCAATAATGATAAAATTTCTTATGTGTACTTCAATTCCCGAACAGTGTTAGTAGAATTGTACTTTTTACATATATAGGTTAAACATGATTGAGAAAATCATGTGGGGAGTGGAATATCCATCCGATGCTTTGGTGGCAGTGGCCTGCATCAATGAACTGGTCGTGATGTCATACAAAAAATAATCATAAATGTGATATAGGACAAACCTGTTCTAATACCCGGATGGCAAAAAAGCGAAAAAGCAAACCCGAACCAGGCCAGTCTAAAAAGGAAGCAAGACGCCAGCAGGCAGAGGCAAATAAGAAGGCAGCCAAGGCAAAGATACTGATCGCTCTTGGCTCGGCCGTAATCCTTATCGCATTGTTATGGGCTATTTTTGACAATACTGCCACACAGCAGGAATGGGATGTGGATGAAGATGGTATTATGTCTTATCCCACTGATCGCGGAATCCCGGAATATGATTCAATGATAGTTGAAGATTCTGGATATTACTTCGATCACATCAACTATTCCAGCAGGGATGCTGTTATAAGTGCACTGCTACGTATCCCCAACAGCAGCCATCCGGTCCCAGGCATCCTCATACTCCCAGGGGCCACTGTATCAAAAGAGGGCGAGCAGGGGCTGTCTGCCGAACTGGCAGATATGGGGTATGCGTCCATGGTCATTGACCAGCGCAACTTGGGAAGAGTGGACTTCCAGCTTGACGGCAGGTTGTTCCAGGCCGGGCAGGAAACTACCCAGCATAAAAT
This region includes:
- a CDS encoding prolyl oligopeptidase family serine peptidase, with translation MAKKRKSKPEPGQSKKEARRQQAEANKKAAKAKILIALGSAVILIALLWAIFDNTATQQEWDVDEDGIMSYPTDRGIPEYDSMIVEDSGYYFDHINYSSRDAVISALLRIPNSSHPVPGILILPGATVSKEGEQGLSAELADMGYASMVIDQRNLGRVDFQLDGRLFQAGQETTQHKMVFDALKAVDVMRQYPAVDPDNITIIGISNGGRFAIIAAAIDPSINGVVGISTSGYDVESFIANDSNQVTENQTRFLRSIDPDTYLDRLPPRKLVMMHMINDSIIPLELALVTYEKAGGPKVFYPVEGSSHGYNAAMRDVLEAELGLMFS
- the hemL gene encoding glutamate-1-semialdehyde 2,1-aminomutase, whose protein sequence is MTCEKSKQLFSKAKNLLPGGVSSPVRAISPYPFYTKSASGSKITDVDGNTYIDYCMGYGPLLLGHNHPAIKEAITKQLDNGWLYGTPTELEVELAQRICNNVISVNMVRLVSTGTEATMGAIRAARGYTGKNKIIKIEGGFHGAHDAVLVKAGSGATTLGAPDSLGIPREFTKQTLQVPYNDIDAMVDAIHGYEGEVAAVIMEPVMGNIGPILPMEGYLEEVRAVTRENDIVLIFDEVITGFRLAMGGAQEYYDVIPDMTTMGKVLGGGLNIGVIGGKKEIMENISPAGKVYQAGTFNGHPLSMASALATLDVLEKEKVHEKVNLAGDGLRAMLRDSINDLGLDYYISGVGSMFKIFFGDIPANYQEALKCDKEGYFEFFHRMLKSGVFLPPSQYETNFLSTAHTDEDIAATVEAYEKNLRP